A single Cyclopterus lumpus isolate fCycLum1 chromosome 15, fCycLum1.pri, whole genome shotgun sequence DNA region contains:
- the c15h10orf90 gene encoding (E2-independent) E3 ubiquitin-conjugating enzyme FATS: MQDSNPDLVRGLREDRGKQKRNCTTPDPHSDNLFKPGERTISGKEMQLRSRRIYNQLPEATKKKEEEKKRAVSQANRLRADVFKKRLLEQILQR, translated from the exons ATGCAGGATTCCAATCCAGATCTTGTGCGGGGCCTCAGGGAGGATCGAGGCAAACAAAAGAGGAACTGCACCACACCGGATCCTCACAGTG aTAACCTTTTCAAGCCTGGAGAGAGGACTATATCAGGCAAAGAGATGCAGCTGAGGTCCAGGCG gatttaCAACCAGCTGCCAGAGGcgacaaagaaaaaagaggaggagaaaaagagggctGTATCACAAGCCAACAGATTGCGAGCAgacgtttttaaaaag AGACTTCTGGAGCAGATCCTGCAAAGATAA